In one window of Palaemon carinicauda isolate YSFRI2023 chromosome 2, ASM3689809v2, whole genome shotgun sequence DNA:
- the LOC137615477 gene encoding protein FAM200C-like: protein MIGVKGGFVTLVKNEWPHVTSSHCSLHRYALASKTLPPRLLEVMDVAVKVINFIRAKAKNHRLFQLLANEMGAEHVGLLFYTKVRWLSRGKCLSRLYELRLETEIFLRENENNLHIHFDNEEFVMMLAYLADIFGRLNEMNQSLQGHDVTVSDVQDKLAGLSARMGVWQARIEAGSTVSFPFLDEHLQTQRIELPIGIKDCIIGHLDILSAEFKSYFDDAPMDVPWHRDPFNTEIEPTEDEAEELAELKVSKAMKLAFSNREDLSSFWLSVQDAYPLLSKKASEMHVQFATIYLCESGFSDLATIKTKSRNRLDVGNDIRLAVSKTEPDIRGLVTRAQQQVSH from the coding sequence ATGATTGGCGTTAAAGGAGGGTTCGTCACGCTTGTGAAGAATGAATGGCCCCACGTGACGTCTTCCCACTGTTCACTACACCGATATGCTCTTGCGTCAAAAACTCTACCGCCGCGTTTGTTGGAAGTCATGGACGTTGCGGTCAAAGTGATCAACTTCATTCGTGCGAAGGCCAAAAATCATCGGCTCTTCCAACTTCTGGCCAACGAAATGGGAGCGGAACATGTGGGACTTCTGTTTTACACCAAAGTTCGTTGGCTATCGAGGGGGAAATGCCTCTCTCGGTTGTATGAACTCCGGTTGGAGACAGAAATTTTCCTGCGAGAGAACGAAAACAACCTCCATATCCACTTCGACAATGAAGAGTTCGTCATGATGCTCGCCTACCTGGCCGATATATTCGGCCGACTCAACGAAATGAACCAGTCTTTGCAAGGCCATGATGTGACAGTCAGTGACGTTCAAGACAAGCTTGCCGGACTGTCTGCTCGAATGGGAGTCTGGCAGGCACGAATCGAGGCCGGATCCACAGTTTCGTTTCCTTTCTTGGACGAGCATCTGCAGACGCAGAGGATTGAACTTCCCATCGGCATCAAAGATTGCATCATTGGACATCTCGACATTCTCTCCGCTGAGTTCAAATCTTATTTCGACGATGCTCCAATGGATGTTCCATGGCACAGAGACCCATTCAACACCGAAATTGAACCTACTGAAGACGAAGCAGAGGAGCTCGCAGAGTTGAAGGTCTCAAAAGCAATGAAGCTGGCCTTCAGTAACAGAGAAGACCTCTCCAGCTTCTGGTTGTCTGTTCAGGATGCATATCCACTACTCAGCAAGAAGGCATCCGAAATGCACGTTCAATTCGCCACAATATACCTTTGCGAATCTGGATTTTCTGACCTGGCGACCATTAAAACGAAGTCCAGAAACCGTCTTGATGTTGGGAACGATATTCGCCTTGCTGTGTCCAAGACGGAGCCGGACATAAGAGGCCTCGTCACACGAGCCCAACAGCAAGTGTCTCATTGA